The Amycolatopsis sp. DG1A-15b genome window below encodes:
- a CDS encoding LysR family transcriptional regulator: protein MELHQLAYFVAVAEEGNFTRAAERLHVAQPGVSAQVKRLERELGQELLDRSGRTVRLTDVGAAALPHARAALAAVQGVREAVEELAGLVRGQVAIGAVTSAGPVRLPDLLAGFHERYPAVEITLSEANSDTMLAALREGRLDLAVVGLVTGPPPGIATQVLLDEPFLAVTAPSGPLAGRDEVEIPDLDGLPLMALPKGTGLRTALDAAFARVGRTPRIAFEAADPNVLVQLATRGLGVAIVPESLGRYYQPQLQVIGIRGPGLRGVLALAWRTEGPLSPAARALIAFARAAYRS from the coding sequence ATGGAACTGCATCAGCTCGCGTACTTCGTCGCCGTCGCGGAGGAAGGCAACTTCACGCGCGCGGCGGAGCGGCTGCACGTCGCCCAGCCGGGGGTGAGCGCGCAGGTCAAGCGCCTGGAGCGGGAGCTGGGGCAGGAGCTGCTGGACCGGTCCGGGCGGACGGTCCGGCTCACCGACGTCGGCGCCGCGGCCCTGCCGCACGCCCGGGCCGCGCTCGCGGCGGTGCAGGGCGTGCGCGAAGCCGTCGAGGAGCTCGCCGGGCTGGTCCGCGGGCAGGTCGCGATCGGCGCGGTGACGTCGGCGGGCCCGGTCCGGCTGCCCGACCTGCTGGCCGGCTTCCACGAGCGGTACCCGGCGGTCGAGATCACGTTGTCGGAGGCGAACTCCGACACCATGCTGGCCGCGCTGCGCGAGGGACGGCTCGACCTCGCCGTCGTCGGCCTCGTGACCGGCCCGCCACCCGGCATCGCGACGCAGGTGCTGCTCGACGAGCCGTTCCTGGCCGTCACCGCGCCGTCCGGTCCGCTGGCCGGCCGCGACGAGGTCGAGATCCCCGACCTCGACGGCCTGCCGCTGATGGCGCTGCCCAAGGGGACGGGCCTGCGCACGGCGTTGGACGCCGCCTTCGCCCGGGTGGGGCGCACGCCGCGGATCGCGTTCGAGGCGGCCGACCCGAACGTCCTGGTGCAGCTGGCGACGCGGGGGCTCGGGGTGGCGATCGTGCCGGAGTCGCTGGGGCGGTACTACCAGCCGCAGCTGCAGGTCATCGGGATCCGCGGGCCGGGACTGCGGGGCGTGCTCGCGCTGGCGTGGCGGACGGAGGGGCCGTTGAGCCCGGCCGCCCGCGCGTTGATCGCGTTCGCCCGGGCGGCCTACCGCTCTTGA
- a CDS encoding FAD-binding oxidoreductase, translated as MNLLHPGQDGYAEETAGFQTAVPTSPAAVVAAESAEDIAAAVRYAAEHRLPVAVQATGHGLTAGTDGVLISTRRMTGVEIDAGARTARVEAGVRWEAVVEAAGRHGLAPLSGSSPDVGVVGYTLSGGFGLMARRYGRAADHVRALDVVTADGELRRAEPGSDLFWALRGGRAGFGVVTAIEFDLMPVSDLYGGSLTFDSADVPAALRAWRTWSAAAPDTLTTSLAMIQYPDLPMVPEPVRGRHVAQVRIAYLGEDGDDLVAPLRAVAPALADTLRPMPFTESGSIAAEPRQPHGYHGTNATVSQLNDAMLEAVVEHAGPGAAAPPVLIIDRLGGALARTPETPGPGWDRSAEFVVRALSMVGDDGVAAVRRAHAKLFDALAPWTTGRLLPFVYGEHAPDEVAESVFPAADLRRLRELKRRYDAGNVFRAG; from the coding sequence ATGAACCTCCTCCACCCCGGTCAGGACGGCTACGCCGAAGAAACCGCCGGATTCCAGACGGCGGTGCCCACCTCGCCCGCGGCCGTCGTCGCCGCCGAAAGCGCCGAGGACATCGCCGCCGCGGTGCGGTACGCGGCCGAGCACCGGCTGCCCGTCGCGGTCCAGGCCACCGGGCACGGCCTGACCGCGGGCACCGACGGCGTCCTGATCAGCACCCGGCGGATGACCGGCGTCGAGATCGACGCCGGCGCCCGCACCGCCCGCGTCGAAGCCGGGGTCCGGTGGGAGGCGGTGGTCGAAGCCGCCGGCCGGCACGGCTTGGCGCCGCTCAGCGGCTCGTCCCCGGACGTCGGCGTCGTCGGCTACACGCTCAGCGGCGGCTTCGGGCTGATGGCCCGCCGGTACGGCCGCGCCGCCGACCACGTCCGCGCCCTCGACGTCGTGACCGCCGACGGCGAGCTCCGGCGGGCCGAGCCGGGCTCGGACCTGTTCTGGGCGCTGCGCGGCGGCCGCGCCGGCTTCGGCGTCGTGACGGCGATCGAGTTCGACCTCATGCCGGTCAGCGACCTCTACGGCGGCAGCCTGACCTTCGACAGCGCCGACGTGCCGGCCGCGTTGCGGGCCTGGCGGACGTGGTCGGCGGCCGCGCCGGACACGCTGACGACGTCACTGGCCATGATCCAGTACCCCGACCTGCCGATGGTGCCCGAACCCGTGCGCGGCCGGCACGTCGCCCAGGTCCGGATCGCCTACCTCGGCGAGGACGGCGACGACCTCGTCGCGCCGCTGCGGGCGGTCGCCCCGGCACTGGCGGACACGCTGCGGCCGATGCCGTTCACCGAGTCGGGGTCGATCGCGGCCGAGCCGCGGCAGCCGCACGGCTACCACGGCACCAACGCGACCGTGTCCCAGTTGAACGACGCGATGCTCGAGGCGGTCGTCGAGCACGCCGGCCCGGGCGCGGCCGCGCCGCCCGTGCTCATCATCGACCGGCTGGGCGGCGCGCTCGCCCGGACGCCGGAGACGCCGGGTCCCGGCTGGGACCGGTCGGCCGAGTTCGTCGTCCGGGCGCTGTCGATGGTCGGCGACGACGGGGTCGCGGCCGTCCGGCGCGCGCACGCGAAGCTGTTCGACGCGCTGGCGCCGTGGACGACCGGCCGTCTCCTGCCGTTCGTCTACGGGGAGCACGCGCCCGACGAGGTCGCGGAAAGCGTCTTTCCGGCCGCCGACCTGCGGCGGCTCCGGGAACTGAAGCGCCGGTACGACGCCGGGAACGTCTTCCGGGCGGGGTGA
- a CDS encoding acyltransferase, translating to MSHEDYLGMRRFPGLDGLRALAATMVIFFHFGGPNWTWLSGWVGVYLFFVLSGFLITTLLLREQDRTGRISLSNFYIRRVFRILPPYLVILGGIVAFVVLRGEFHSRDFPQALKYYLTFLNEFLPAATHGADNFFSGSWTLGIEEKFYLVWPFLLVAIGIGAAKRKFLLVGVAMVALLALVPLTTGGWVLEYSQTAIYRSTIHYFILAGGCLLAILLHYRRGYALLKPLTHPLAAIPIVGAFALLHTNFDDLWHETRNNLWLLVAYAALTMLLLIVLVSPGPLRWLLSTAPMRFVGERSYSLYLLQGPVHFAVVQAVPGLGTHRTVSALTVFLVGLAIADLIHRWVEKPLIDVGKQLIARKEARRAERQETGRPAETRAEPAPVGS from the coding sequence ATGAGCCACGAGGACTACCTCGGCATGCGGCGGTTCCCGGGGCTCGACGGCCTGCGCGCGCTCGCCGCGACGATGGTCATCTTCTTCCACTTCGGCGGGCCGAACTGGACGTGGCTGTCGGGCTGGGTCGGCGTCTACCTCTTCTTCGTGCTCTCCGGGTTCCTGATCACGACGTTGCTGCTGCGCGAGCAGGACCGCACCGGCCGGATCTCGCTGTCGAACTTCTACATCCGGCGCGTGTTCCGGATCCTGCCGCCGTACCTGGTGATCCTCGGCGGGATCGTCGCGTTCGTCGTCCTGCGCGGCGAGTTCCACTCACGAGACTTCCCGCAGGCACTGAAGTACTACCTGACGTTCCTCAACGAATTCCTGCCGGCGGCCACCCACGGCGCGGACAACTTCTTCAGCGGCTCGTGGACGCTCGGAATCGAGGAAAAGTTCTACCTGGTCTGGCCGTTCCTGCTGGTGGCAATCGGGATCGGGGCGGCGAAGCGCAAGTTCCTGCTGGTCGGCGTGGCGATGGTCGCGCTGCTGGCGCTGGTCCCGCTGACCACCGGCGGCTGGGTCCTCGAGTACTCGCAGACGGCGATCTACCGCTCGACGATCCACTACTTCATCCTGGCGGGCGGCTGCCTGCTGGCGATCCTGCTGCACTACCGCCGCGGGTACGCGCTGCTGAAGCCGCTGACGCACCCGCTGGCGGCGATCCCGATCGTCGGGGCGTTCGCGCTGCTGCACACGAACTTCGACGACCTCTGGCACGAGACCCGCAACAACCTGTGGCTGCTGGTCGCGTACGCCGCGCTGACGATGCTCCTGCTGATCGTGCTGGTGAGCCCGGGCCCGCTGCGGTGGCTGCTCAGCACGGCCCCGATGCGGTTCGTCGGCGAGCGGTCGTACTCGCTGTACCTGCTCCAGGGGCCGGTGCACTTCGCGGTCGTGCAGGCGGTGCCCGGGCTCGGGACGCACCGGACGGTCTCGGCGCTGACGGTGTTCCTGGTCGGCCTGGCGATCGCGGACCTGATCCACCGCTGGGTCGAGAAGCCGTTGATCGACGTCGGCAAGCAGCTCATCGCCCGCAAGGAAGCCCGGCGCGCGGAACGGCAGGAAACCGGACGTCCTGCCGAGACGCGCGCCGAGCCCGCGCCGGTGGGTTCCTAG
- a CDS encoding GNAT family protein yields the protein MLPATKGIFDRLTRRGRLMTKRACDRQGHVLRSGRFLFRTPTAWEYAAAVAGGSDPAAQRWLGWQRDSIVAEPVRADALRVVPGTGPDWTSPDPQSVDLVMIDVEANRCAGLVSVHTGEDGGPETGGYLAPAYRGRGHGRVLFAAGLTLAHDHLGLARVRAGAEVGNVASARSLQAAGLARVAGPPTYRLPDGRITEAWWFQHDVPRPTRCRGPQATWFPARSLL from the coding sequence ATGCTGCCAGCCACCAAGGGGATCTTCGACCGGCTCACCCGCCGCGGCCGCCTGATGACCAAGCGGGCCTGCGACCGGCAGGGCCACGTGCTGCGCAGCGGGCGCTTCCTCTTCCGCACCCCGACCGCGTGGGAGTACGCCGCGGCCGTGGCCGGGGGCAGTGATCCGGCCGCGCAGCGGTGGCTCGGCTGGCAGCGCGACTCGATCGTCGCCGAACCGGTGCGCGCGGACGCGCTGCGGGTCGTGCCCGGCACCGGTCCGGACTGGACGTCACCCGATCCGCAGTCCGTCGACCTGGTGATGATCGACGTCGAGGCCAACCGCTGCGCCGGCCTGGTGAGCGTGCACACCGGCGAGGACGGCGGCCCGGAGACCGGCGGCTACCTCGCCCCGGCCTACCGCGGCCGCGGCCACGGGCGGGTGCTCTTCGCGGCCGGGCTGACGCTGGCGCACGATCACCTCGGCCTGGCGCGGGTGCGGGCCGGCGCGGAAGTCGGCAACGTCGCCAGCGCGCGGTCGCTGCAGGCCGCCGGGCTCGCCCGGGTGGCCGGCCCGCCGACGTACCGGCTGCCGGACGGCCGGATCACCGAGGCGTGGTGGTTCCAGCACGACGTCCCGCGCCCGACGCGCTGCCGTGGGCCTCAGGCGACGTGGTTTCCGGCGCGTTCGCTGCTCTGA
- a CDS encoding MarR family winged helix-turn-helix transcriptional regulator has translation MSTEAGPSVEDGVRQLLLLMPRLVGRAKRTPVPAELDGCALAPRHLSLLSYLLFDGPMTVTELATRLQVAPTTASLMVGDLSRQGVLNREEDPADRRRTIVSITPDKRPAVDAWLARGAKAWSDALTPLTPAQRQLVIATLEAYERGTCDGPNSSC, from the coding sequence GTGTCAACGGAGGCCGGACCGAGTGTCGAGGACGGCGTGCGGCAGCTCCTGCTGCTCATGCCCCGCCTGGTCGGCCGGGCGAAGCGCACCCCGGTGCCGGCGGAGCTGGACGGCTGCGCGCTGGCGCCGAGGCACCTTTCGCTGTTGTCGTACCTGCTCTTCGACGGCCCGATGACGGTCACCGAGCTGGCCACCCGCCTCCAGGTGGCGCCGACGACCGCGAGCCTGATGGTCGGGGACCTCAGCCGGCAGGGCGTGCTGAACCGCGAAGAGGACCCCGCCGACCGCCGCCGCACGATCGTCAGCATCACCCCGGACAAGCGCCCGGCGGTCGACGCCTGGCTGGCCCGCGGCGCGAAGGCCTGGAGCGACGCGCTGACGCCGTTGACCCCCGCCCAGCGGCAGCTGGTGATCGCGACGCTGGAAGCCTACGAACGCGGCACCTGCGACGGCCCGAACTCGAGCTGCTGA
- a CDS encoding PLDc N-terminal domain-containing protein has protein sequence MLYFDGLLGIVTFGLWIFCLVDVITTDESSCRNLPKGLWLLLVLVVPLVGSIIWLVAGRPEQVARARGRYERHAPAFPEYDRPGRFAATSPEDDEEFLRKCRERAEAQRKLAREKRGDE, from the coding sequence TTGCTGTACTTCGACGGCCTGCTCGGCATCGTCACGTTCGGGTTGTGGATCTTCTGCTTGGTCGACGTGATCACGACGGACGAATCGTCCTGCCGCAACCTGCCGAAGGGGTTGTGGTTGCTGCTCGTGCTGGTGGTGCCGCTGGTCGGCTCGATCATCTGGCTGGTGGCGGGCCGTCCGGAGCAGGTGGCGCGGGCGCGCGGGCGGTACGAGCGGCACGCGCCGGCGTTTCCGGAGTACGACCGGCCGGGCCGGTTCGCGGCGACGAGCCCGGAGGACGACGAGGAATTCCTCCGCAAGTGCCGGGAACGCGCGGAGGCCCAGCGCAAGCTGGCCCGCGAAAAGCGCGGCGACGAATAA
- a CDS encoding ATP-dependent DNA ligase, whose protein sequence is MSGDEERHGVKLSSLDQEVFPDAGVTKRELLDYLEAVSGRMLPELHDRLLSVVRVLRGQGPFMQKNLPKYTPEWVARRALWADRSRREVVYALCNDLRTLLWFGNQRAIEYHTTLFRGEPASGPTHLILDLDPPADAPFSLAVGAAKLVREALRKDGLDGAVKTSGSKGVHVFVPLAPGQPTEDIAAATRAVAARAERIDPALGTTEFVVERREGKVFLDSTRAGGATVVSVYSPRHRPGAPVSFPVRWADLDDVKPADFTVHTVPDLLGAGDPWTGEMPEPFVLPADLVEEGHTIPIARVVAMHEGKRRARAARESGS, encoded by the coding sequence ATGAGTGGCGATGAAGAGCGGCACGGCGTCAAGCTGAGCAGTCTCGACCAGGAGGTCTTCCCCGACGCGGGGGTCACCAAGCGCGAGCTGCTCGACTACCTCGAGGCGGTGTCCGGCCGGATGCTGCCGGAGCTGCACGACCGGCTGCTGAGCGTCGTGCGGGTGCTGCGCGGCCAGGGGCCGTTCATGCAGAAGAACCTGCCGAAGTACACCCCGGAGTGGGTGGCGCGCCGGGCGCTGTGGGCCGACCGCTCGCGGCGCGAAGTCGTCTACGCGCTCTGCAACGACCTGCGCACGCTGCTCTGGTTCGGCAACCAGCGCGCGATCGAGTACCACACGACGCTGTTCCGCGGTGAGCCCGCGAGCGGGCCGACACACTTGATCCTCGACCTCGACCCGCCCGCGGACGCCCCGTTTTCGCTGGCGGTGGGCGCCGCGAAACTGGTGCGGGAGGCGTTGCGCAAGGACGGCCTCGACGGCGCGGTGAAGACCAGCGGCTCCAAGGGCGTCCACGTCTTCGTACCGCTCGCGCCCGGGCAGCCGACGGAGGACATCGCGGCGGCGACCCGCGCGGTGGCGGCCCGGGCCGAGCGGATCGACCCGGCCCTGGGCACGACGGAGTTCGTGGTCGAGCGCCGCGAAGGCAAGGTGTTCCTGGATTCGACGCGGGCCGGCGGCGCGACGGTCGTCTCGGTCTACAGCCCGCGCCACCGCCCGGGCGCGCCGGTGTCGTTCCCGGTCCGCTGGGCCGACCTCGACGACGTCAAGCCGGCCGACTTCACCGTGCACACGGTCCCGGACCTGCTGGGTGCGGGCGACCCGTGGACCGGGGAGATGCCCGAGCCGTTCGTGCTCCCCGCGGACCTGGTCGAGGAGGGCCACACGATCCCGATCGCCCGGGTGGTCGCGATGCACGAGGGCAAGCGCCGCGCCCGCGCGGCCCGCGAGTCCGGCTCCTGA
- a CDS encoding nitroreductase family deazaflavin-dependent oxidoreductase produces MTAPADMNDFNKQVVEEFRANEGKVGNYFEGKNVLLLTTTGAKSGAERLSPLVYTRDGDRYVVAASMGGAPKNPAWYHNLVANPKVTVEVGTEKFEATATVIADRAERDRLYAGMVAHAEGFAEYETKTDRVIPIVVLER; encoded by the coding sequence ATGACCGCGCCAGCCGACATGAACGACTTCAACAAGCAGGTCGTAGAGGAATTCCGCGCCAACGAAGGCAAGGTGGGCAACTACTTCGAGGGCAAGAACGTGCTCTTGCTCACCACCACCGGCGCGAAGAGCGGAGCGGAGCGCCTGTCCCCGCTCGTCTACACCCGCGACGGCGACCGCTACGTCGTCGCCGCGTCCATGGGCGGCGCGCCGAAGAACCCGGCCTGGTACCACAACCTGGTCGCCAACCCGAAGGTCACGGTCGAGGTCGGCACCGAGAAGTTCGAGGCCACGGCCACGGTGATCGCCGACCGCGCCGAGCGCGACCGCCTGTACGCGGGCATGGTGGCGCACGCCGAGGGCTTCGCGGAGTACGAGACGAAGACCGACCGGGTCATCCCGATCGTGGTCCTCGAGCGCTAG
- a CDS encoding oxygenase MpaB family protein — protein MPEPALRDAVIGAGLLAGSANVIMQLSRAPVGHGVLESRVDSGNLFRHPVKRTRTTLTYLAVATMGTDAERAAFRKGVNRAHAQVHSTASSPVAYDAFDADLQLWVAACLYKGIEDVLLAFAGGEPERFYADAAALGTTLQVPPERWPGDRAAFEEYWAGGLAEVHIDDAVRRYLTRIVDLEFLPPVFAVPGRRFHRFVTTGFLPQRFRDEMRLPWTAADQRRFEALLAALGLVVRVLPGPLRRFPFNVCLRDLRWRLRTGRPLVGS, from the coding sequence ATGCCCGAACCCGCCCTTCGCGACGCCGTAATCGGCGCCGGGCTGCTGGCCGGCAGCGCGAACGTGATCATGCAGCTGTCCCGCGCGCCCGTCGGGCACGGCGTCCTGGAGAGCCGGGTCGACAGCGGCAACCTGTTCCGCCACCCGGTGAAGCGGACCCGGACCACGCTGACCTACCTCGCGGTCGCGACGATGGGCACCGACGCCGAGCGCGCGGCCTTCCGGAAGGGCGTCAACCGGGCCCACGCGCAGGTGCACTCGACCGCGTCGAGCCCGGTCGCCTACGACGCGTTCGACGCCGACCTCCAGCTGTGGGTCGCGGCCTGCCTGTACAAGGGCATCGAAGACGTCCTCCTCGCCTTCGCCGGTGGTGAGCCGGAGCGGTTCTACGCCGACGCGGCTGCCCTCGGGACCACGCTGCAAGTGCCTCCCGAAAGGTGGCCCGGCGACCGGGCGGCCTTCGAGGAGTACTGGGCAGGCGGGCTGGCCGAGGTGCACATCGACGACGCCGTCCGCCGCTACCTCACCCGGATCGTCGACCTGGAGTTCCTGCCGCCGGTCTTCGCCGTGCCCGGACGGCGGTTCCACCGGTTCGTCACCACCGGGTTCCTCCCGCAGCGCTTCCGCGACGAAATGCGGCTGCCCTGGACCGCCGCCGACCAGCGCCGCTTCGAGGCGCTCCTCGCCGCGCTCGGCCTGGTCGTCCGCGTCCTGCCCGGCCCGCTGCGGCGGTTCCCCTTCAACGTCTGTCTCCGGGATCTCCGGTGGCGGTTGCGCACCGGCCGCCCGCTCGTCGGGAGTTGA